A genomic region of Antennarius striatus isolate MH-2024 chromosome 4, ASM4005453v1, whole genome shotgun sequence contains the following coding sequences:
- the dennd11 gene encoding DENN domain-containing protein 11 produces the protein MVKQSDRAPLLDWEEIPPPEPNQAAPPQSAPQREEDAQQEKTCRSAGHRIPKGTAAVSGWSSSTTAITCSPTKCVTAVLGSPGSPRIVSSGHEWDRPQFLCPDRRAPFPGLSVRDQWEEKDQIVAVFVVTFDTRSGNMIEWCRPHDINLDGVEFKSMASGSHRITSDFVYFRKGCYFGLACFANMPVESELERGARMKSVGILSPSYTLLYRYMHFLENQVRHQLQCPGQYSPLEAFYEDKKAVLPHSGNSLVTACPTWNVTTINRCMHPEMKITHPAGCMSQFIQFFGEQIMVLWKFALLRKRLLIFSPPPVGVVCYRVYCCCCLANVSLPGIGVSVPELRPFFYINVADITALETEMSYVACTTEKIFEEKKELYDVYIDNQNVKSHKSHLQPLLRLNAADKEKYRKLSEQRQMLLYSQEVDGDCTSNEEDLFILFFMELNNRIFQTLSEVAGSTDPTLTADHIRAMGLDPQDDRSFLVDLLEVYGIDVTLVIDNLCCT, from the exons ATGGTGAAGCAATCGGATCGAGCCCCGCTGTTGGACTGGGAGGAGATCCCACCGCCCGAACCGAACCAGGCGGCACCACCGCAGTCTGCGCCGCAGCGGGAGGAAGACGCGCAGCAGGAGAAAACTTGTCGATCAGCCGGGCACCGCATACCGAAGGGCACCGCGGCGGTTTCTGGGTggagcagcagcaccaccgcCATCACCTGCAGCCCCACGAAGTGTGTGACAGCTGTGCTTGGCAGCCCCGGCAGCCCACGAATCGTGTCGTCTGGGCACGAGTGGGATCGACCCCAGTTTCTGTGTCCGGATCGTCGCGCTCCCTTCCCCGGCCTGTCGGTGCGGGATCAGTGGGAAGAGAAGGATCAGATCGTGGCTGTGTTTGTGGTTACGTTTGACACAAGGTCAG GGAATATGATAGAATGGTGCCGGCCTCATGACATCAACCTAGATGGGGTTGAGTTCAAGTCAATGGCCAGCGGTTCCCATCGGATCACCAGTGACTTTGT ATATTTCCGTAAAGGCTGCTACTTTGGGCTGGCTTGTTTCGCTAACATGCCCGTAGAGAGCGAGTTGGAACGTGGAGCTAGAATGAAGTCTGTGGGAATTCTGTCTCCGTCCTACACTCTGCTTTACCGGTACATGCACTTCCTGGAGAACCAAGTCAG ACACCAGTTGCAGTGTCCCGGCCAGTATTCTCCACTAGAGGCCTTCTATGAAGATAAGAAGGCCGTCCTTCCTCATTCAGGAAACAGTTTGGTCACTGCTTGCCCAACTTGGAATGTCACCACCATCAACCGCTGCATGCACCCAGAAATGAAG ATCACCCACCCGGCTGGCTGCATGTCCCAGTTCATCCAGTTTTTCGGAGAGCAGATAATGGTGCTGTGGAAGTTTGCTCTGCTTCGTAAACGTCTGCTCATCTTCTCTCCTCCGCCTGTAGGTGTGGTCTGCTACAGGG tgtactgctgctgctgccttgCTAATGTCTCTTTGCCTGGAATCGGTGTCTCTGTGCCTGAATTACGACCATTTTTCTACATCAACGTAGCAGATATCACTGCCCTGGAAACAGAAATGTCATATGTAGCCT GCACCACTGAGAAGATttttgaggagaagaaggagctgtATGACGTTTACATCGATAACCAAAACGTGAAATCACACAAGAGCCATTTGCAGCCGCTGCTGCGACTGAACGCGGCAGATAAGGAGAAGTACAGGAAACTAAGTGAACAGAG GCAAATGTTGCTGTACTCTCAGGAGGTGGATGGAGACTGCACATCAAACGAAGAGGATCTTTTCATACT GTTCTTCATGGAGCTGAATAACCGCATCTTCCAGACTTTGTCCGAGGTAGCAGGGAGCACTGATCCCACCCTCACCGCTGATCACATCAGGGCCATGGGGCTGGATCCCCAGGACGACCGCTCCTTCCTGGTTGACCTGCTGGAGGTGTATGGCATTGACGTCACGCTAGTCATAGACAACCTCTGCTGCACCTGA
- the agk gene encoding acylglycerol kinase, mitochondrial, with protein sequence MARVVKVFRTLRSHWKKSTFAVCVLSYGGYWFYGRHCDSLLRREACEVARELGRQQIAPQEQLRKATVILNPSACNGKANNLFEKNAAPILHLAGVDFKIVKTDYEGQAKKLMELVEHTDMLIVAGGDGTLQEVVTGLLRREDQEIVSNIPIGFIPLGSHNSLSPSLHLLSDNKVKDIISATLSVLKGETVPLDVLQIKGEKEQPVFALMGLRWGVFRDVTATISKYWYLGPLKRYAAHWFSTLREWPLVRHVSVAYTAPTLRPPDLSPQKPPRPNLLYRIAQRLKNYWRPPVKEPPKVEEPEEWKEQQLSTLELFIQTHNKNPVERHTNDSLMINAEPDDFTVRDFITVGDKKVDDPTVFTKNSTKLEASACRLQLPEGAGGFYNIDNEEYEAMPVEIRLLPRKLHFFISAERREQLLSQIQKKAE encoded by the exons ATGGCCCGTGTTGTTAAAGTTTTTCGGACTCTGCGTAGTCATTGGAAGAAGTCCACGTTTGCTGTGTGCGTTTTGTCCTATGGAGGTTACTGGTTTTATGGGAGACACTG CGATAGCCTTCTGCGGAGAGAGGCTTGTGAGGTGGCCAGG GAACTTGGGCGTCAACAGATCGCACCACAGGAGCAGCTGAGGAAAGCAACAGTAATCTTAAACCCATCAGCTTGCAATGG GAAAGCAAATAACTTATTTGAAAAGAATGCAGCTCCCATTTTACACCTGGCTGGTGTGGACTTCAAAATAGTGAAG ACAGATTATGAAGGACAGGCAAAAAAACTAATGGAGCTTGTTGAGCACACAGACATGCTGATTGTTGCTGGAGGAGATGGGACCTTGCAGGAAGTCGTCACAGGTTTACTGCGAAGGGAAGATCAA GAGATAGTCAGTAACATACCTATCGGATTCATTCCACTGGGCTCCCATAATTCCCTGAGTCCAAGTCTTCATCTTCTTAGTGACAACAAAGTCAA AGACATTATATCAGCAACGCTGTCTGTTCTGAAGGGAGAAACAGTGCCATTGGATGTGCTTCAAATCAAA GGGGAGAAAGAGCAGCCGGTGTTTGCTCTGATGGGATTACGATGGGGTGTGTTTAGAGATGTGACTGCGACGATCAGCAA ATATTGGTATCTTGGACCACTGAAGAGATATGCAGCGCACTGGTTTAGTACTCTGAGG GAGTGGCCTCTGGTTCGGCATGTCTCAGTGGCGTATACAGCTCCCACACTTCGACCCCCTGACCTGTCCCCTCAGAAGCCCCCAAGACCCAACCTCCTCTACCGCATTGCCCAGAGGTTGAAAAACTACTGGCGCCCTCCTGTTAAAG AGCCTCCAAAAGTAGAAGAGCCGGAGGAGTGGAAAGAGCAGCAGCTCTCCACTTTAGAGTTGTTCATTCAAACCCACAACAAAAACCCAGTGGAGAGG CACACGAATGACTCTCTGATGATTAATGCAGAACCAGACGATTTCACTGTGCGGGATTTTATCACTGTCGG AGATAAAAAAGTGGACGACCCTACTGTTTTCACCAAAAACTCAACAAAACTGGAAGCCAGTGCTTGTCGACTGCAGCTGCCAGAG GGTGCTGGTGGCTTTTACAACATTGATAATGAGGAATATGAGGCGATGCCTGTGGAGATAAGGCTGTTGCCACGGAAACTTCACTTCTTCATCAGCGCTGAACGCAGAGAGCAACTTCTCTCACAGATACAGAAGAAAGCAGAATAA
- the bida gene encoding BH3 interacting domain death agonist isoform X1, with protein sequence MDVDMNLAGGQNSAMVMLAFLQADCRNPECRKELFSLSQEMNDISLVEDIEMDGFLSSSIADGIRDIQPSIGLHRPGDHVDAAAIHQVAEELRGIAAQIELNIVARATENLSRNIQTSPLNEWKNYISSEVDRVMRQGVYLNDLPQERVIMALTFTLVKGVCEQNPLHLRHLFNSALQYITQGRPR encoded by the exons ATGGAT GTCGACATGAATCTGGCCGGTGGGCAGAATAGTGCCATGGTTATGTTGGCCTTTCTTCAAGCTGACTGCAGAAATCCGGAGTGTAGAAAAGAACTTTTCTCTTTGAGCCAGGAAATGAATGATATTTCTCTGGTTGAAGATATTGAAATGGATGGTTTCTTGTCCAGTAGTATCGCCGATGGTATCCGTGACATTCAGCCTTCAATTGGACTGCACCGGCCTG GAGACCATGTCGATGCAGCCGCCATTCACCAGGTTGCAGAGGAGCTGAGAGGAATTGCTGCTCAGATTGAGCTTAACATTGTGGCGCGGGCTACCGAGAACCTGAGCAGGAACATTCAGACCTCCCCCTTGAAT GAAtggaaaaattacatttcctcCGAGGTGGACCGTGTGATGAGGCAGGGTGTGTATCTGAATGATCTGCCTCAGGAACGCGTCATCATGGCCCTCACTTTCACACTGGTTAAGGGAGTGTGTGAGCAGAACCCATTGCATCTGAGACACCTTTTCAACAGTGCACTGCAGTATATCACCCAAGGGAGGCCCAGGTGA
- the wee2 gene encoding wee1-like protein kinase 2 produces the protein METLFDGISEQLDFTSCGEEGSSSDNSCDDYISKIQSPRSACGTPGVQLHPGPSDIVLSPLQSTYPIPYASWRKLRLCDSPSTPKSLLTKSSLPYPTAKISRHERNLCFTSVPANSFHAPSVNVNPFTPETVRRNSELQWRMISCRSDDEEDNGCRLKHSLTSSEEDDEAFLPPKRRAVQAFMLSRYESEFLELECIGVGEFGSVYKCVKRLDGCLYAIKRSHQPLAGSANEQQALKEVYAHAVLGHHPHVVRYYSAWAEDDHMIIQNEYCDGGSLSDSIAEKEAQVELFSEAELKDILLQVSLGLKYIHSSGLAHLDIKPSNIFICQRPSTNAAAEGESEEEDDESISAGVVYKIGDLGHVTSTSNPQVEEGDSRFLASEVLQEDYSNLSKADIFSLGLTVLMAAGASPLPLNGDKWHSLREGQLPRLPRELSPPFRSLLQLLLDPDPRKRPSARELCKHTVLRQERTGRLAAQLRKELNVEKFRTAMLEKQLQEARQAALSPKQNFSPGMKPPARTGSETRTGKRLVGGKAARSMSSDCPGYGV, from the exons ATGGAGACATTGTTTGATGGGATCAGCGAGCAGCTGGACTTCACAAGCTGTGGAGAAGAGGGCAGCAGCAGTGACAACAGCTGCGATGACTACATTTCCAAGATCCAGAGTCCAAGATCAGCCTGCGGGACACCCGGAGTGCAACTGCACCCTGGTCCAAGCGATATTGTTCTTTCCCCTTTACAAAGCACTTATCCCATACCTTATGCTTCCTGGAGGAAACTGCGGCTATGTGACTCTCCCAGCACACCCAAG AGCCTGCTAACAAAGTCGTCCCTGCCTTATCCCACCGCTAAGATAAGTCGTCATGAGAGGAACCTGTGTTTCACTTCTGTTCCTGCTAATTCTTTCCATGCACCGTCTGTCAATGTGAATCCCTTCACACCTGAAACCGTTCGCAGGAACAGTGAGTTGCAGTGGAGGATGATCAGTTGTAgaagtgatgatgaggaggataATGGATGTAG gtTGAAACACAGCCTCACGTCATctgaggaggatgatgaagcCTTTCTCCCACCAAAG AGACGAGCTGTCCAAGCCTTCATGCTGTCACGCTATGAGAGTGAGTTCCTGGAGCTGGAGTGTATTGGTGTAGGCGAGTTTGGGTCAGTTTACAAGTGTGTGAAGAGGCTGGATGGTTGCTTGTACGCCATCAAACGTTCCCATCAACCCCTGGCAGGCTCTGCCAATGA ACAACAGGCCTTAAAGGAAGTGTATGCACATGCTGTTCTCGGGCACCACCCACACGTTGTCCGGTATTATTCAGCATGGGCAGAAGATGATCACATGAttattcaaaatgaatactgtGACG gtgGAAGTCTCAGCGATTCCATTGCTGAGAAGGAGGCACAGGTTGAGCTGTTCTCAGAGGCAGAGCTGAAAGATATACTCTTGCAAGTGTCTTTGGGACTGAAATATATCCACAGCTCAGGCCTTGCCCACCTCGACATCAAACCAA GTAATATCTTCATTTGCCAGCGCCCCAGCACCAATGCTGctgcagagggagagagtgaggaggaagatgacgaAAGCATTTCAGCAGGAGTTGTCTACAAGATTG GGGATctgggtcatgtgacatcaACGAGCAATCCTCAAGTTGAAGAAGGGGACAGTCGCTTTCTTGCCAGTGAGGTCCTACAAGAG GATTACAGCAACCTTTCCAAGGCAGACATATTTTCTCTGGGCCTGACAGTGCTGATGGCGGCTGGAGCTTCTCCCTTGCCTCTCAATGGAGATAAGTGGCACAGCCTTAGAGAGGGGCAGCTCCCCAGACTGCCAAGGGAGTTATCACCTCCCTTTAGAAGCTTGCTTCAG cTGTTGCTGGATCCAGACCCAAGGAAGCGACCATCTGCCAGGGAGCTTTGCAAACACACAGTTTTAAGACAGGAGAGGACTGGGAGGCTGGCTGCTCAGCTGCGCAAAGAGCTCAACGTAGAGAAATTCAGGACGGCCATGCTTGAAAA ACAGCTTCAGGAGGCTCGTCAGGCAGCTTTGTCACCCAAACAAAACTTCTCTCCTGGAATGAAACCCCCTGCTAGGACAGGGTCTGAGACCAGGACAGGGAAGAGGCTTGTTGGTGGGAAGGCTGCACGATCCATGAGCTCTGATTGCCCAGGGTATGGGGTCTGA
- the bida gene encoding BH3 interacting domain death agonist isoform X2, which produces MNLAGGQNSAMVMLAFLQADCRNPECRKELFSLSQEMNDISLVEDIEMDGFLSSSIADGIRDIQPSIGLHRPGDHVDAAAIHQVAEELRGIAAQIELNIVARATENLSRNIQTSPLNEWKNYISSEVDRVMRQGVYLNDLPQERVIMALTFTLVKGVCEQNPLHLRHLFNSALQYITQGRPR; this is translated from the exons ATGAATCTGGCCGGTGGGCAGAATAGTGCCATGGTTATGTTGGCCTTTCTTCAAGCTGACTGCAGAAATCCGGAGTGTAGAAAAGAACTTTTCTCTTTGAGCCAGGAAATGAATGATATTTCTCTGGTTGAAGATATTGAAATGGATGGTTTCTTGTCCAGTAGTATCGCCGATGGTATCCGTGACATTCAGCCTTCAATTGGACTGCACCGGCCTG GAGACCATGTCGATGCAGCCGCCATTCACCAGGTTGCAGAGGAGCTGAGAGGAATTGCTGCTCAGATTGAGCTTAACATTGTGGCGCGGGCTACCGAGAACCTGAGCAGGAACATTCAGACCTCCCCCTTGAAT GAAtggaaaaattacatttcctcCGAGGTGGACCGTGTGATGAGGCAGGGTGTGTATCTGAATGATCTGCCTCAGGAACGCGTCATCATGGCCCTCACTTTCACACTGGTTAAGGGAGTGTGTGAGCAGAACCCATTGCATCTGAGACACCTTTTCAACAGTGCACTGCAGTATATCACCCAAGGGAGGCCCAGGTGA